The sequence TCACAATTTTCTAAGTATCGTTCTATTTGGATTaggtcttcctctccttttttatatagcaACTCGTAGAAATTGAGGAAgtttttttgtattctttgtgGGTCTGCTATCAATTCATCCCCTACCATTATCTTGAGAAAGCCAAAGTCACCTTAAAGGAGTACTTTGACCTTAACCTCAACACCGGAGTAAATATAGAAGTGGTGTGGGATGCCAGCAAAGCGGTCCTAAGAGGCCTTTTCATCCAGCAAAACaactataagaaaaaaataagacagcaaaggaaggaagaaattttGAAACAGATAAAGGAGAATGAGAAAAAACTAATTATAAATCCAAAAGATGAACAAAGCCTACAAACAGTAAAATTACTGCAAACACAATATTCAATGTTAACGAATCAGgagattgaaaataaaataaaaataatgaggcAAAGATATTTTGAGTCAGCGAACAAAATTGGGAAATTTTTAGCGTGGCaattaaggaaaaaacaaaaacagaacgtgTAAGGGAGAAGTCTTACCTGTTATCCCAGGTCGTTACAGTACCTGTGCAAAAGACACCTGttgacagaagcaatcaatcttaccagggcattgaaaatgggtcgAGGATAGGTATTCCAGCATGAAAATGACCCAAAACACACGGCCAAGGGAACCAAGGAATGGCTCAAGAAGCACATTAAagtcctggagtggcctagccagtctccagaccttaatcccatcaaaaatctgtggagggagctgaaggttcaAATAACTACACATCAGCCttgaaatcttactgacttggagaggatctgcaaagaggagtgggacaaaatacctcctgagatgtgtgcaaacctggtggccacctacaagaaacgtctgacctctgtaattgcctaCAAGTGTTTTGCCACCatgtactaagtcatcttttgcaaagggatcaaatacttatttcactcattataatgcacagcacatcaatctctgacttttgtcttctgggtttctggggtttttcttgttattgtctctcacagctacaaatAAACATACCATTAAAATTAAGGATGGCttatttcttcgtcagagggcaaacaggcaaatttagcaggggatcaaatactcacCCCCCCACTGTAACTCCtgaccacttttgtcctttattatggtaatttttGCCTGAAACGTTCCTATCATatttccaattttcttgaacagatctttgGTGTTTCCTGTTCTATTGTTATATGATACAAATGTGATAAAGGGTATTTTTAGTTATTCTCCCCCGtccctttctctttcccattCAACTGTGTTTGGTACGGGTTGTTTAATAATTTTTGCTttattacttttctttttttggtcttcCCTCtgcatgaattctttgatgggaagtaagatgGGAGTTCCgattgaaactctttccacagttcaagcactgatagggtttctcccctgtatgaattctttggtgcaAAATGAGAGACtgcctgtgactgaagctcttcccacattccaggcatggatatggtttctcccctgtatgaattctttgatgtgaagtgagactGTGACTGagactgaagcttttcccacattccaggcactgaaagggtttctcccctgtatgaattatttgatgggaagtgagataacCTCtctgacgaaagctctttccacattccaagcactgatatggtttctcccctgtatgaattctttgatgggaagtgagattggagcgctgactgaagctttttccacattcgaagcactgatagggtttctcccctgtatgaattctttgatgggaagtgagactaccCTTCCGATTGAACCtcatcccacattccaagcactgatagggtttctttccagtatgaattctttgatgagaactGAGATGGGAACTGTAACGAAAGCTCTTTTCACACTCAAGGcattgaaaaggtttctcccctgtatgaattctttgatgggaagagagCTTTGACCTatccctgaagctctttccacattccaggcactgatagggtttctcacctgtatgaattctaAGATGGTAAGTGAGATTATTGctgagactgaagctctttccacattcgaagcactgatagggtttctcccctgtatgaattctttgatgggaagtgagatatgcactttgactaaagctctttccacattcgaagcactgatagggtttctcccctgtatgaattctttgatgggaagtgagatgtgcactttgactaaagctctttccacattcgaagcactgatagggtttctcccctgtatgaattctttgatggaatgtGAGACCCAGCCGGatacgaaagctctttccacactcatggcattgaaaaggtttctcccctctatgaattatttgatggcttGTGAGCTTAATCTCCttccggaagctctttccacattccaaacactgatatgttttctcccctgtatgaatcctttgatgtgaagtgagactACCCTTGTGGTAGAAGCTTTTTGCACATTCTGTGCACTTATAAGGTTTCtctccagtatgaattctttgatgggaagagagCGCTGTCCCCTccttgaagctcttcccacattcgaagcactgatagggtttctcccctgtatgaattctttgatgtgaagtgagactACCCTTCTGCCTGAAGCTTTTTGCACATTCTGTGCACTTATAAGGTTTCtctccagtatgaattctttgatgggaagagagCTCTGTCCCCtccttgaagctctttccacattcaaagcactgatagggtttctcccctgtatgaattctttgatgagaactGAGATGGGAActttttctgaagctctttccgcattccatacactgatagggtttctcccctgtatgaattctatgaTGGGAAGCGAGACTGTCCTTCcgagtgaaactctttccacattctctgcACTGATACAATTTCTCCCTACTCTTTGTTCTTTCATGTGAAGTGAAGCTATCACTCCTAACGAAGCTCTttctttgatgggaggtggaCTGGGAGCTCTGACGGATGTTCTCTCCACACTCTGAATATTTATATGACTTCTCTGCTATGTGGATTCTGTTCTGGTCCCCCTTGTTCTTCTCTTCCAATtcttcaccatctgcaatgaaaaGAGAAGCTAATTAGAGCCTTGGAAAGAAATGGCGCTCCAGATTATTGAacaaagtcccccccccacccgcgaGACTTGAGAGTGCTCTGTTTCAGCCTCAAGCAGACATCATTGGAGTCTAACTTAATGTCACTGTCGATGTGTGGCATCTttgacccccaccccccagcatttCTGCATGCCTG is a genomic window of Podarcis muralis chromosome 12, rPodMur119.hap1.1, whole genome shotgun sequence containing:
- the LOC114607299 gene encoding uncharacterized protein LOC114607299: MKKTDPAKLARMEGGRWTVDLVRLSPASLPTTSERSLSGTSKRSGDVDGWSWRDGEELEEKNKGDQNRIHIAEKSYKYSECGENIRQSSQSTSHQRKSFVRSDSFTSHERTKSREKLYQCRECGKSFTRKDSLASHHRIHTGEKPYQCMECGKSFRKSSHLSSHQRIHTGEKPYQCFECGKSFKEGTELSSHQRIHTGEKPYKCTECAKSFRQKGSLTSHQRIHTGEKPYQCFECGKSFKEGTALSSHQRIHTGEKPYKCTECAKSFYHKGSLTSHQRIHTGEKTYQCLECGKSFRKEIKLTSHQIIHRGEKPFQCHECGKSFRIRLGLTFHQRIHTGEKPYQCFECGKSFSQSAHLTSHQRIHTGEKPYQCFECGKSFSQSAYLTSHQRIHTGEKPYQCFECGKSFSLSNNLTYHLRIHTGEKPYQCLECGKSFRDRSKLSSHQRIHTGEKPFQCLECEKSFRYSSHLSSHQRIHTGKKPYQCLECGMRFNRKGSLTSHQRIHTGEKPYQCFECGKSFSQRSNLTSHQRIHTGEKPYQCLECGKSFRQRGYLTSHQIIHTGEKPFQCLECGKSFSLSHSLTSHQRIHTGEKPYPCLECGKSFSHRQSLILHQRIHTGEKPYQCLNCGKSFNRNSHLTSHQRIHAEGRPKKEK